A window of bacterium contains these coding sequences:
- a CDS encoding polyribonucleotide nucleotidyltransferase codes for MKSIEYELGGRRLTIEVNKLAKAADGSCVVTYGDTVILVTTTISKEGSGSDYFPLVVDYRDKYYAAGRFPGGFIKREGAPRPEEILSARLIDRSIRPLFDNDIRNELYIYATVLSIDGENDPDILGILGTSSCLMAGSFPFDKGPVAAVRIGKIKDRLILNPTFEERKEGKFDVVIAGCKDKITMIEAGCKIVPEEEILEAIEFGKGYINTLIDLQKELKEKEKITIIKEIHREEVEKKIRELYYERIKDKAIDIDKIWDEIGPSLENGTKKEVKYFFEKIEKEIIRKKIIDEGIREDGRRLDEIRDIACEVSVLKRTHGSAIFTRGKTQAMAITTLGTTEDEQIIDEIEGKWFKKFMLHYNFPPYSTGEAKQMRAPGRREIGHGALAEKALLPVIANDNSFPYTIRVVSEILESNGSTSMASVCSGSLSLMDAGVPILDPVSGIAIGLIEEDGKRAIFSDITGLEDHIGDMDFKTAGTKDGLTAIQMDTKLSGITLETIKEIFEQAKKGRLFILDKMNSVLSKPSPKISQYAPKVVIINIRQDKIKDLIGPSGKNIKKIIEVTQAKIKVEDDGKVSIFHPEQEKLNEALDMVRYFTEEVEVGKVYKGKVMRVVNFGAFVEILPGQEGLVHISELEHYRVKEVKDVVKEGDEISVKVINIDNQGRINLSKKQAI; via the coding sequence GTGAAATCTATAGAGTATGAGCTAGGAGGAAGAAGGCTTACCATTGAGGTAAATAAGCTGGCAAAGGCCGCAGATGGTTCATGCGTTGTAACCTATGGCGATACGGTTATCCTTGTTACAACAACCATAAGCAAGGAGGGAAGTGGCTCTGATTATTTTCCTTTGGTTGTTGATTATAGGGATAAGTATTATGCGGCAGGAAGATTCCCTGGGGGGTTTATAAAAAGGGAGGGTGCACCAAGGCCAGAAGAAATCCTTTCAGCAAGGCTTATTGATAGGTCAATTAGGCCCTTGTTTGATAATGATATCAGAAATGAGCTTTATATCTATGCCACTGTCTTATCAATAGATGGCGAAAATGACCCAGATATACTAGGCATCCTTGGCACATCCTCTTGCTTAATGGCAGGCTCTTTTCCCTTTGATAAGGGTCCTGTTGCCGCGGTAAGGATTGGAAAGATAAAAGATAGGCTTATACTTAACCCTACATTTGAGGAGAGAAAAGAGGGTAAATTTGATGTTGTTATTGCAGGTTGTAAGGATAAAATTACTATGATTGAGGCTGGTTGCAAGATAGTCCCTGAGGAAGAAATATTAGAGGCTATTGAGTTTGGAAAGGGCTATATAAATACCCTCATTGACCTCCAAAAGGAATTAAAAGAAAAGGAGAAGATAACCATTATAAAGGAGATTCATAGGGAAGAAGTAGAAAAAAAGATAAGGGAGCTTTATTACGAAAGAATAAAGGATAAGGCTATAGATATAGATAAGATATGGGATGAAATAGGTCCCTCCTTGGAAAATGGGACAAAAAAGGAGGTAAAATATTTCTTTGAGAAGATAGAGAAGGAAATAATAAGAAAGAAAATTATTGATGAGGGAATAAGGGAGGATGGAAGAAGGCTAGATGAGATAAGAGACATAGCTTGCGAGGTTTCTGTATTGAAAAGGACGCATGGTTCAGCCATATTTACCAGGGGAAAAACCCAGGCTATGGCAATAACAACGCTTGGAACCACGGAGGATGAGCAAATAATAGATGAGATAGAGGGAAAGTGGTTCAAGAAATTTATGCTTCATTATAATTTCCCACCCTATTCTACAGGTGAAGCAAAGCAAATGAGAGCACCTGGAAGAAGGGAGATTGGACATGGTGCATTGGCAGAAAAAGCCCTTTTGCCTGTTATTGCAAATGACAATTCTTTTCCATATACCATTAGGGTTGTCTCTGAGATATTGGAATCAAATGGCTCTACATCTATGGCATCTGTCTGCTCTGGCTCCCTTTCCCTTATGGATGCAGGCGTTCCAATCTTAGACCCTGTTTCTGGAATAGCCATAGGTCTTATAGAAGAGGATGGAAAAAGGGCTATATTTTCAGATATAACAGGCCTGGAAGACCATATAGGGGATATGGATTTTAAAACAGCAGGAACAAAGGATGGACTAACCGCCATTCAGATGGATACAAAGCTTTCAGGTATAACCCTAGAAACTATAAAGGAAATTTTTGAGCAAGCAAAGAAAGGAAGGCTCTTTATTTTGGATAAGATGAATAGCGTCCTATCAAAGCCCTCTCCTAAGATTTCTCAATACGCACCAAAGGTTGTGATTATAAATATAAGGCAGGATAAAATTAAAGACCTAATAGGCCCTTCGGGAAAAAATATCAAAAAGATAATCGAGGTTACCCAAGCAAAGATTAAGGTAGAAGACGATGGCAAGGTTTCTATCTTTCATCCTGAACAAGAAAAGCTAAATGAAGCCCTTGATATGGTAAGGTATTTTACCGAAGAAGTAGAGGTTGGAAAGGTTTATAAAGGAAAGGTAATGAGGGTGGTTAACTTTGGTGCATTTGTTGAGATTTTGCCAGGTCAAGAAGGGCTTGTCCACATCTCTGAGCTGGAACATTATAGGGTAAAGGAAGTTAAGGATGTTGTAAAGGAAGGCGATGAGATAAGCGTTAAGGTTATAAACATTGATAATCAGGGAAGGATAAATCTTTCCAAGAAACAAGCAATATAA